In one Saimiri boliviensis isolate mSaiBol1 chromosome 3, mSaiBol1.pri, whole genome shotgun sequence genomic region, the following are encoded:
- the LOC141584034 gene encoding ran-binding protein 9, producing the protein MVQHPFVFDIEDYMREWRTKIQAQIDQFPIRDREGEWQSMIQKMVSSYLVHHGYCATAEGFARSTDQTVLEELASLKNRQRIQKLVLAGRMGEAIETTQQLYSRLFERNPNLLFTLKARQFIEMVNGTDSEVCLGGRSPKSQDSYPVSPRPFSSPSMSPSHGMNIHNLASGKGSTAHFSGFESCSNGVISNKAHQSYCHSNKHQSSNLNVPELNSINMPRSQQAKNFTSNDVDMETDHYSNGVGETSSSGFLNGSSKHDHEMEDCDTKMGLQ; encoded by the coding sequence ATGGTACAACATCCTTTCGTGTTTGATATAGAAGACTATATGCGAGAGTGGAGGACCAAAATCCAGGCACAGATAGACCAATTTCCTATCAGAGATCGAGAAGGAGAATGGCAGAGCATGATACAAAAAATGGTTTCATCTTATTTAGTCCACCATGGGTACTGTGCCACAGCAGAGGGCTTTGCCAGATCTACAGACCAGACTGTTCTAGAAGAATTAGCTTCCCTTAAGAATAGACAAAGAATTCAGAAATTGGTATTAGCAGGAAGAATGGGAGAAGCCATTGAAACAACACAACAGTTATACTCACGTTTATTTGAAAGAAATCCTAATCTCCTTTTCACATTAAAAGCACGTCAGTTTATAGAAATGGTGAATGGTACAGATAGTGAAGTatgtttgggaggccgaagtccAAAGTCTCAAGACAGTTACCCTGTTAGTCCTCGACCTTTTAGTAGTCCAAGTATGAGCCCCAGCCATGGAATGAATATCCACAATTTAGCATCAGGCAAAGGAAGTACTGCgcatttttctggttttgaaagTTGTAGTAATGGTGTAATATCAAATAAAGCACATCAATCATATTGCCATAGTAATAAACACCAGTCATCCAATTTGAATGTACCAGAACTTAACAGTATAAATATGCCAAGATCACAGCAAGCTAAAAACTTCACCAGTAATGATGTAGACATGGAAACAGATCACTACTCCAATGGAGTTGGAGAAACTTCATCCAGTGGTTTCCTAAATGGTAGCTCTAAACATGACCACGAAATGGAAGATTGTGACACCAAAATGGGTCTGCAGtga